A DNA window from Legionella sp. MW5194 contains the following coding sequences:
- the aat gene encoding leucyl/phenylalanyl-tRNA--protein transferase produces the protein MTFLIGDDFVFPNPNQSDEEGLLAVGGDLAPHHLLQAYSQGIFPWYQAGSPILWWSPPKRLLLKPDQFKVSHSLKKALRRPHFLRMDSHFSEIIKACAHCEGRGENHTWITPEMQEAYIRLHHLGYAHSFEIWTEDNELCGGLYGLSLGRAFFGESMFHYQRDASKMAMYYLCKTLADWQFDFIDCQLPTAHLMSLGAEVVDRCHFLKHLKKSLTYPTRQGSWQPH, from the coding sequence TTGACCTTTCTCATCGGTGATGATTTTGTTTTCCCCAATCCAAATCAGAGCGATGAGGAAGGCCTTCTTGCCGTAGGCGGAGACCTTGCGCCCCACCATCTTTTACAGGCTTACAGTCAAGGTATTTTCCCATGGTATCAGGCTGGCTCTCCCATTTTATGGTGGTCGCCTCCAAAGCGGCTGTTGCTGAAACCTGATCAGTTCAAAGTCTCCCACAGCCTCAAAAAAGCCCTGCGCCGCCCCCATTTTTTGCGTATGGATAGTCATTTTAGTGAGATCATTAAGGCGTGTGCCCACTGTGAGGGGCGGGGGGAAAACCACACCTGGATAACGCCGGAAATGCAGGAAGCATACATTAGGCTTCATCATCTGGGCTATGCGCACTCGTTTGAAATCTGGACAGAAGACAACGAATTGTGCGGCGGATTGTATGGATTGAGCCTCGGACGCGCTTTTTTTGGGGAGTCCATGTTTCATTATCAACGCGACGCCTCCAAAATGGCGATGTATTATCTCTGCAAGACGTTAGCCGACTGGCAATTTGATTTTATTGATTGCCAATTGCCCACTGCCCATCTGATGAGTCTGGGTGCAGAGGTTGTCGACCGATGCCATTTTTTAAAGCATTTAAAGAAGAGTTTGACTTACCCCACACGGCAGGGATCGTGGCAGCCGCATTGA
- a CDS encoding PAS domain-containing sensor histidine kinase produces the protein MSTVIDRQNQHPFTLSEKEILGCLPCGLIVLNTQGFIVWLNQVASHLLGGDLRGELWLDVIHRVFSPRADDGHEVSLVDGRRVNVSISSLETVPGQLVTLIDLTMTRDYEDAKANQDRLMMIGRMTAQLAHQIRTPLASARLYTDHLQQQVTEERCLQWLSRLQDCHASIEQQIADLLLFARGEALVLTPTDLRLWSYRFLERVYTLLDNQKIKLEINNRLPQTLWRLHSESLIGALLNLINNSLQAEADALKITLQLQEGEGVAIQIEDNGLGLSDEAKRQAFTPFFTTKAQGTGLGLAVVQAVVKAHGGQVRLASSPGQGCCVTIHLAE, from the coding sequence ATGAGCACAGTCATTGACCGACAGAACCAACACCCTTTTACCCTTTCAGAGAAGGAAATCCTTGGCTGCCTTCCCTGTGGTTTAATCGTGCTGAATACCCAGGGATTCATCGTTTGGCTTAATCAGGTGGCCAGCCACCTGCTGGGTGGTGATTTGCGTGGCGAGTTGTGGCTTGATGTCATTCATCGCGTTTTTTCGCCGCGGGCGGACGATGGCCATGAAGTGTCTTTAGTGGATGGACGCCGGGTTAATGTATCGATTTCTTCATTGGAAACTGTTCCCGGTCAATTAGTGACGCTCATTGATTTGACGATGACGCGCGATTATGAAGACGCCAAGGCGAATCAGGACAGGCTGATGATGATAGGCCGCATGACGGCGCAACTGGCACATCAAATTCGCACGCCTCTGGCCTCCGCACGCCTCTACACGGATCATCTGCAGCAGCAGGTGACTGAGGAACGATGCCTGCAATGGTTATCCCGCCTGCAGGATTGCCATGCCAGCATTGAACAGCAGATTGCTGACCTGCTGCTGTTTGCCCGCGGGGAAGCCCTGGTGTTAACCCCAACGGATCTCAGGCTATGGAGTTATCGCTTTTTAGAGCGCGTTTATACACTCCTTGACAATCAAAAAATTAAACTGGAAATCAATAACCGATTGCCGCAGACCCTGTGGCGCCTCCACAGTGAATCCTTGATTGGGGCGTTGCTGAATCTGATTAATAATTCACTGCAGGCAGAGGCTGATGCCCTTAAAATTACCCTGCAGTTGCAGGAAGGGGAAGGGGTTGCGATTCAAATTGAGGACAATGGCCTGGGACTATCCGACGAAGCAAAGCGCCAGGCGTTTACGCCCTTTTTCACGACCAAGGCGCAGGGAACCGGATTGGGGCTGGCTGTAGTGCAGGCTGTGGTCAAGGCCCATGGCGGGCAGGTAAGGCTTGCCTCCTCGCCGGGGCAGGGTTGTTGTGTGACAATACATTTAGCGGAATGA
- a CDS encoding replication-associated recombination protein A codes for MSLFNDPPHAPLAERLRPEHWDEVIGQTHLLGPGKPLRLAFETGKPHSMILWGPPGVGKTTLAKLSAKAFDCEWIALSAVFSGVKDIRAAVEQAKTFLMQGRQTVLFIDEIHRFNKSQQDALLPFTESGLLTFIGATTENPSFEVNSALLSRAQVYVLKSLNEDELARLIDRARETVPHLQFDEKAIEQLIALADGDARRLLNLVEQVGTAADAKRENQITLDFLQNLLASTQRRFDKGGDYFYDQISALHKSVRGSNPDAALYWLARMLDGGVDPYYLSRRIVRMAWEDIGLADPKAMQIANEAAQTYERLGSPEGELALAQAVIYLAVAAKSNAGYNAFNQAREFVKKDKSREVPLHLRNAPTKLMKKIGHGHDYRYAHDEPHAYAAGENYFPQGMKAPGWYQPVPRGLEIKIAEKLAFLRSLDEAYKTKK; via the coding sequence ATGAGTCTGTTTAATGACCCGCCCCATGCCCCTTTAGCGGAGCGTTTGCGCCCTGAGCATTGGGATGAAGTCATTGGCCAGACGCACCTGTTAGGTCCGGGTAAACCCTTACGGCTTGCCTTTGAGACCGGGAAGCCGCATTCCATGATCCTCTGGGGGCCGCCGGGTGTTGGCAAAACCACGTTGGCCAAGCTCAGCGCCAAGGCCTTTGATTGCGAATGGATTGCCCTGTCAGCGGTGTTTTCGGGTGTAAAAGACATTCGCGCTGCCGTTGAGCAGGCGAAAACGTTTCTCATGCAGGGGCGTCAAACGGTCCTGTTTATTGATGAAATTCACCGTTTTAATAAATCACAGCAGGACGCGCTGTTGCCGTTTACTGAATCCGGCCTGCTTACGTTTATCGGGGCGACAACGGAAAACCCCTCGTTTGAAGTCAACTCAGCCCTGTTATCACGGGCGCAGGTTTATGTTCTTAAATCACTGAACGAGGACGAATTAGCCCGATTAATTGATCGCGCACGGGAAACAGTGCCTCATTTGCAATTTGATGAAAAGGCAATCGAACAGCTTATTGCCCTGGCTGATGGCGATGCCAGGCGTTTATTGAATCTGGTTGAGCAGGTGGGGACTGCCGCTGACGCGAAGCGGGAGAATCAAATCACACTCGATTTTTTACAGAACCTGCTGGCTTCCACGCAGCGGCGGTTTGATAAGGGCGGGGATTATTTTTACGATCAGATTTCTGCTCTGCATAAATCGGTACGAGGGTCAAATCCGGACGCAGCCCTGTACTGGCTGGCCCGCATGCTGGATGGCGGGGTTGATCCTTACTATCTTTCCCGCCGTATTGTGCGCATGGCATGGGAAGACATCGGTTTAGCCGATCCCAAAGCCATGCAGATTGCCAATGAGGCAGCTCAAACATATGAACGGCTCGGTTCACCCGAAGGGGAGTTGGCTCTGGCGCAGGCCGTGATTTATCTGGCTGTGGCCGCTAAAAGCAATGCGGGCTACAACGCCTTTAATCAGGCGCGTGAATTTGTCAAAAAAGACAAATCGCGTGAAGTGCCACTGCATTTACGCAATGCGCCGACTAAGCTGATGAAAAAAATAGGCCATGGCCATGATTATCGTTATGCCCATGACGAGCCCCATGCCTATGCGGCCGGCGAAAACTATTTTCCGCAAGGGATGAAAGCACCCGGCTGGTACCAGCCGGTACCCCGCGGACTTGAAATCAAGATAGCCGAAAAGCTGGCTTTTCTGCGCAGCCTGGATGAGGCATACAAAACAAAAAAATAG
- a CDS encoding DNA translocase FtsK — MAKQDASTKVDHSKKILPNFLIRRLSEGSFILVLTCALFVLLSLNTYSFSDPSWFHVTKRSGVVNNAGGQVGAYVADALYWLFGYFAYLLPLCVAYVAWVILQDHRALRTVNKPALLLRASGFLFLMLGGCGLSSLESSGTKEFGHRAGGWLGDFVAGGFDYALNPQGAALLLLAILLVGVTWLTGLSWVRATEFIGFYTLQCSQKLFKWGQQLVAVGRERLARFATHQEPVATSSERKPPLLKKEKPELPVLKGPSLTGQAAATVPALPPLEVAPAPTNVVVRETIKEPPRETPRAHKPIVPVLGNLPSINLLDKGQPGKALGGYTHEQLETLSRDVEQHLLDFGIQTDVVAVHPGPVVTRFELQLAAGIKVSRLSSLAKDLARSLSVTSVRVVEVIPGKTVVGLELPNQHRQTVRLSEVLSSEVYQQASSPLILALGVDIAGHPMVVDLAKMPHLLVAGTTGSGKSVGINAMILSLLFKATPDQVRLIMVDPKMLELSVYDGIPHLLTPVVTDMKEAASALRWCVGEMERRYRLMAAMGVRNLAGFNTKISEAQAKGEPLKDPLWKPVSSMDECAPELQTLPYIVVVIDELADMMMVVGKKVEQLIARIAQKARAAGIHLILATQRPSVDVLTGLIKSNIPTRMSFQVSSKIDSRTILDQQGAEQLLGHGDMLYLAPGSGAPLRVHGAFVDDKEVHRVADDWRARGEPEYIDEITQFSGDGEGGGGGGFGEENQDTEDSDPLYDQAVEFVLQTRKASISSVQRRLKIGYNRAARLIEEMERTGIVGPLEGGYRDVLVATVNEE, encoded by the coding sequence ATGGCAAAACAAGACGCAAGTACCAAGGTCGATCACTCGAAAAAAATCCTGCCCAATTTTTTGATACGACGATTAAGTGAAGGCAGTTTCATTCTGGTTCTAACCTGTGCATTATTCGTTTTATTATCACTGAATACGTACAGTTTTTCTGATCCCAGCTGGTTTCACGTGACGAAACGCAGCGGTGTGGTCAATAACGCAGGCGGTCAGGTGGGCGCTTACGTGGCGGATGCCCTGTACTGGCTGTTCGGCTATTTCGCCTACCTGCTGCCCTTGTGCGTGGCGTATGTGGCCTGGGTGATTCTGCAGGATCATCGGGCATTGCGCACGGTCAATAAACCGGCGCTTCTGCTTCGCGCCAGCGGTTTTCTGTTTTTAATGCTGGGCGGTTGCGGTCTGTCGAGCCTTGAATCTTCCGGAACAAAAGAATTTGGCCACCGTGCGGGAGGATGGCTTGGCGATTTTGTTGCTGGCGGTTTTGACTATGCGCTTAACCCCCAGGGCGCAGCGCTGCTGCTGTTGGCTATTTTATTGGTGGGAGTGACCTGGCTGACGGGTTTGTCCTGGGTTCGCGCGACCGAATTCATTGGTTTTTATACCCTGCAGTGCTCACAAAAACTGTTTAAGTGGGGGCAACAACTGGTCGCTGTCGGCAGGGAAAGGCTTGCGCGGTTTGCAACGCATCAAGAGCCGGTTGCGACGTCCAGTGAGCGCAAACCGCCGCTGCTTAAAAAGGAAAAACCTGAACTGCCGGTTCTCAAAGGACCTTCCCTGACGGGGCAGGCTGCGGCAACTGTTCCCGCACTTCCGCCATTGGAAGTCGCCCCCGCCCCGACAAACGTTGTGGTCAGGGAAACAATAAAAGAGCCGCCGCGGGAGACCCCTCGGGCTCATAAACCGATTGTTCCGGTATTGGGTAATCTGCCGTCGATTAATCTGCTTGACAAGGGGCAACCCGGCAAGGCTTTGGGCGGTTACACGCACGAACAACTGGAAACCCTGTCGCGCGATGTCGAACAGCATCTGCTCGATTTTGGGATTCAGACGGATGTGGTTGCGGTTCACCCCGGGCCGGTAGTGACCCGTTTTGAACTGCAGCTGGCGGCGGGCATTAAGGTCAGCCGCTTGTCTTCCTTGGCCAAAGATCTCGCCCGCTCGCTGTCGGTAACCAGTGTTCGTGTCGTGGAGGTTATTCCCGGAAAAACAGTCGTGGGCCTTGAGTTACCCAATCAGCACCGCCAGACTGTCCGCTTATCGGAAGTTCTGTCTTCCGAGGTGTATCAACAGGCGAGTTCGCCGCTCATTCTGGCCCTGGGTGTGGATATCGCAGGACACCCCATGGTGGTTGATTTAGCCAAGATGCCCCACCTTCTTGTCGCCGGCACCACGGGTTCGGGTAAGTCAGTGGGCATTAACGCCATGATTTTAAGCCTGCTGTTTAAGGCCACACCCGATCAGGTGCGCCTTATCATGGTGGATCCCAAAATGCTTGAGCTGTCGGTTTATGACGGCATTCCGCATTTACTGACTCCGGTGGTGACAGACATGAAAGAGGCGGCAAGCGCCTTGCGCTGGTGTGTCGGTGAAATGGAAAGACGCTACCGTTTAATGGCGGCCATGGGGGTGCGTAATCTTGCCGGTTTTAATACCAAAATCAGCGAAGCCCAGGCGAAGGGTGAACCATTAAAAGACCCATTGTGGAAGCCGGTTTCCTCAATGGATGAATGCGCCCCTGAGTTACAAACCTTACCTTATATTGTCGTGGTCATTGACGAACTCGCCGACATGATGATGGTGGTGGGCAAAAAAGTGGAGCAACTCATTGCCCGTATCGCCCAGAAGGCCCGTGCGGCAGGAATCCATTTGATCCTGGCCACCCAGCGGCCTTCGGTGGATGTGCTGACCGGATTAATCAAATCCAATATCCCGACGCGCATGTCATTCCAGGTGTCGTCAAAAATTGATTCACGTACTATCCTTGATCAACAGGGCGCCGAACAATTGCTTGGCCATGGCGACATGCTTTATTTGGCGCCCGGCAGCGGGGCTCCTCTACGCGTGCATGGGGCCTTTGTTGATGACAAGGAGGTTCACCGAGTCGCGGATGACTGGCGTGCCCGTGGTGAGCCGGAATACATCGATGAAATCACTCAGTTCAGCGGTGACGGTGAAGGCGGAGGCGGTGGTGGTTTTGGTGAAGAGAATCAGGATACCGAAGACTCTGATCCTTTGTATGATCAAGCGGTGGAATTTGTATTGCAGACCCGCAAGGCAAGCATCTCTTCTGTTCAGCGACGGTTAAAAATCGGTTACAACCGCGCAGCCCGCCTGATAGAAGAAATGGAACGCACTGGCATTGTCGGGCCTCTGGAAGGGGGTTACAGGGATGTGCTGGTTGCAACGGTTAACGAGGAATAA
- the lolA gene encoding outer membrane lipoprotein chaperone LolA, producing MKKLILCILLLAFSTAYSEPVAEALQVKLNNIRSMTAHFSQVVKAKKREVSNSQGTMALERPGRFRWQTKSPMEQLVVADSQKLWVYDVELEQVTVKKQEKGLGGTAALFLSGYDDTVTRDFNVTVSNQGKNQLYDLHAKSPKENFQQVKLLFNKDMLIGIELFDQLGQHTVVKLTNIKSNPKLAGHLFQFKPPKGVDVVQQ from the coding sequence ATGAAAAAACTGATCCTGTGCATCTTATTGTTGGCATTCAGCACCGCCTACAGTGAGCCTGTGGCTGAGGCGTTGCAAGTCAAATTAAATAATATCCGCAGCATGACGGCTCATTTCAGCCAGGTGGTTAAAGCGAAAAAGCGTGAAGTATCCAACTCTCAGGGTACCATGGCGCTGGAACGCCCGGGGCGTTTCCGCTGGCAGACTAAAAGTCCCATGGAGCAACTGGTGGTGGCCGACAGCCAGAAACTCTGGGTGTATGATGTGGAGCTGGAGCAGGTCACGGTTAAAAAACAGGAGAAAGGATTAGGGGGAACAGCAGCTTTGTTTTTAAGCGGTTATGATGATACCGTCACCCGCGATTTCAACGTCACCGTGTCCAATCAGGGAAAAAATCAGCTTTATGATCTGCATGCCAAATCGCCCAAGGAAAATTTTCAGCAGGTGAAACTCCTCTTTAATAAAGACATGTTAATTGGCATCGAGTTGTTTGATCAGTTGGGTCAACACACGGTCGTTAAGCTAACCAATATTAAATCCAATCCTAAACTGGCTGGCCATTTGTTCCAGTTCAAGCCGCCGAAAGGAGTGGATGTGGTGCAGCAATGA
- the trxB gene encoding thioredoxin-disulfide reductase, whose product MISSNNHHRLIILGSGPAGYTAAVYAARANLKPVLITGMQPGGQLTTTTEVDNWPGDIEGLMGPALMERMQKHAERFDTRIIFDHITKTELQQRPFVLHGDSETYTCDALIIATGASARYLGLESEKAYQGRGVSACATCDGFFYRNKTVCVIGGGNTAVEEALYLSNIAASVTLIHRRDSLRAEKILQDKLFEKAQNGNIRLMWHHTLEEVTGDAMKVTGVRLRHVQNNAITELPMDGVFIAIGHDPNTALFKGQLDMKDGYLTIRSGLEGMATATNIPGVFACGDVADHVYRQAVTSAGFGCMAALDAEKYLDDLGE is encoded by the coding sequence ATGATCAGCAGTAACAATCACCATCGCCTTATCATTCTTGGCTCAGGTCCCGCCGGATACACCGCCGCCGTCTATGCTGCGCGCGCCAATTTAAAACCCGTTCTTATCACCGGCATGCAGCCTGGCGGGCAATTGACCACCACCACGGAAGTCGACAACTGGCCCGGCGACATCGAAGGCCTAATGGGTCCTGCGCTGATGGAGCGCATGCAGAAACACGCCGAGCGATTTGATACCCGGATCATTTTTGATCACATCACCAAAACCGAACTTCAGCAAAGACCTTTCGTGCTGCATGGCGACAGTGAAACCTACACCTGTGATGCCTTGATTATCGCCACCGGCGCCTCTGCCCGCTACCTCGGTCTTGAATCGGAAAAGGCCTATCAGGGACGCGGCGTTTCTGCCTGCGCCACCTGCGATGGCTTTTTTTACCGCAATAAAACGGTCTGTGTGATTGGCGGCGGCAATACGGCCGTGGAAGAAGCTCTCTATTTATCCAACATTGCGGCCAGTGTGACGCTGATCCATCGCCGTGACAGCCTCCGTGCCGAAAAAATTCTCCAGGATAAATTGTTCGAAAAGGCACAAAACGGCAACATCCGTCTGATGTGGCACCATACTCTTGAAGAGGTGACGGGCGATGCCATGAAGGTCACGGGCGTGCGCCTGCGCCATGTGCAGAACAACGCAATCACGGAATTACCCATGGACGGCGTCTTTATCGCCATAGGCCATGATCCCAACACCGCCCTGTTTAAAGGCCAGCTTGATATGAAGGATGGTTACCTGACTATCCGTTCAGGTCTTGAAGGCATGGCCACCGCAACCAATATTCCCGGTGTCTTTGCCTGTGGCGACGTTGCTGATCACGTGTACCGCCAGGCCGTGACTTCCGCAGGATTTGGCTGCATGGCGGCTCTTGACGCCGAAAAATACCTGGATGATCTGGGAGAATAA
- the infA gene encoding translation initiation factor IF-1, with translation MAKEDHIEMLGTVIDTLPNTMFRVELENGHIVTAHISGRMRKNYIRILTGDKVKVELTPYDLSKGRIIFRDKN, from the coding sequence ATGGCAAAAGAAGATCATATTGAAATGCTGGGTACCGTTATCGATACTTTACCCAATACCATGTTTCGAGTCGAACTGGAAAATGGCCACATTGTGACGGCCCATATTTCCGGTCGTATGCGTAAAAATTACATTCGTATCCTTACCGGCGACAAAGTAAAAGTCGAATTAACCCCTTATGACCTGAGCAAAGGCCGCATTATCTTCCGCGACAAGAATTAA